Proteins from a single region of Gasterosteus aculeatus chromosome Y, fGasAcu3.hap1.1, whole genome shotgun sequence:
- the LOC120812784 gene encoding craniofacial development protein 1-like: protein MNGYSDYDSDGYSSTEDADYVPSDDHLSEDDVIGECEREEPPEQLGGKRKEVGARKRKRGGLKVDEDDAEEEEEEESRPPQEEGEGPVPAVREEDDAKQKKKSDDLWASFLSDVGTRPKDPPPAPRPGTAPKEDSPALAVAAAAAALSTGTKASEPAQVTITKVFDFAGEEVRVNKVVSADSKEAQSYLKSQNAKAEESGDEDEAPSPGQPALPGTSAKRPAGMSSILGRIGSKKLKMSTLEKSKMDWDAFKSEEGITEDLAIHNRGRAGYVERKNFLERVDHRQFEIEKAVRKSNTKQ from the exons ATGAACGGCTACTCCGACTACGACTCTGACGGGTACTCGTCCACCGAGGACGCGGACTACGTCCCGTcag atgaTCACCTCAGCGAGGACGACGTCATCGGTGAGTGCGAGCGGGAGGAGCCTCCTGAGCAGCTGGgcgggaagaggaaggaggtcgGTGCCAG gaagaggaagagaggaggcctGAAAGTGGACGAGGAcgacgcggaggaggaggaggaggaggagtctcgGCCGCcgcaggaggaaggggaggggccgGTGCCGGCGGTCCGGGAGGAGGACGACgccaaacagaagaaaaagtcCGACGACCTCTGGGCCAGTTTCCTGTCCGACGTCGGAACCAGACCCAAAGACCCTCCGCCGGCCCCGCGCCCCGGCACCGCGCCCAAG GAGGATTCCCCGGCGttggcggtggcggcggcggcggctgcgttGAGCACAGGAACCAAGGCGTCAGAGCCGGCTCAGGTCACCATCACCAAAGTGTTCGACTTCGCCGGAGAAGAGGTCAG GGTGAACAAAGTGGTGTCAGCGGACTCCAAGGAAGCCCAGAGTTATCTCAAGAGCCAGAACGCCAAAGCGGAGGAGAGTGGGGACGAGGACGAGGCCCCATCGCCGGGACAACCAGCTCTCCCTggcaccag CGCCAAGCGGCCGGCGGGCATGTCCAGCATCTTGGGTCGCATCGGGTCAAAGAAACTGAAAATGAGCACGCTGGAGAAGTCGAAGATGGACTGGGACGCTTTCAAGTCGGAGGAGGGCATCACCGAGGACCTGGCCATCCACAACCGGGGCAGAGCGGG gtacGTGGAGCGGAAGAACTTCTTGGAGCGCGTCGACCACCGGCAGTTCGAGATAGAAAAGGCCGTGCGAAAGAGCAACACAAAGCAATGA